In Candidatus Promineifilum breve, one genomic interval encodes:
- a CDS encoding acyl-CoA dehydrogenase family protein, whose translation MNIKSFNQPAPQLGNQYDDDRVLRAYLRRALPPDVLAAVEPSLREMGELAGGELYALQLADRLNEPVLTQWDAWGERVDRIEVTAVWQRAERLAAEFGVVGAAYEPQHGRFARLHQFATAYLFHPSTDVYTCPLAMTDGAARTLLLSGNRALIDRAVPHLTSRDPAHFWTSGQWMTESTGGSDVGRSETVACREPDGGWRLFGRKWFTSATTSQMALTLARPEGNGPGGRGLALFYLELRDEAGRLNHIAVNRLKDKLGTRKVPTAELMLEGAPAIPVLELANGVRNIIPMLHLTRTWNSVMAAATMRRGMALARDYARRREAFGAPLARQPLHVDTLAGLQAETEAAFHLSFFVVELLGRDEAGDIDPAGADLLRLLTSIAKLSTGRQAVAVASEVLEAHGGAGYVEDTGLPLLLRDSQVLPIWEGTTNVLALDTLRAIAHDPAGLMALKDKVAAVAQATRDPALAIAAGTAARAIYNAIHWLQERAADRPALEAGARRFGLTLGRALALALLVEQAQWSLAHERDGRARAAALRFAQSPIDLVAAMDAHADRALADDAPLPVMEELATD comes from the coding sequence ATGAATATTAAATCATTCAACCAACCGGCCCCACAACTGGGTAACCAGTATGACGACGACCGGGTATTGCGCGCCTACTTGCGGCGTGCCCTGCCGCCTGACGTGCTGGCCGCCGTGGAGCCGTCGCTGCGCGAGATGGGCGAGCTGGCCGGCGGCGAGCTATACGCGCTGCAACTGGCCGACCGCCTCAATGAGCCGGTGCTGACCCAGTGGGATGCCTGGGGCGAGCGGGTGGATCGCATCGAAGTGACGGCCGTCTGGCAGCGGGCCGAGCGGCTGGCGGCCGAGTTCGGCGTCGTCGGCGCGGCCTATGAGCCTCAGCATGGCCGTTTCGCTCGACTGCATCAGTTCGCCACGGCCTACCTCTTCCATCCCTCGACCGACGTCTACACCTGCCCGCTGGCGATGACCGACGGCGCGGCGCGCACCTTGTTGCTCAGCGGCAACCGGGCGCTCATCGACCGCGCCGTGCCCCATCTGACCAGCCGCGACCCGGCCCACTTCTGGACCAGCGGCCAGTGGATGACCGAATCGACCGGCGGCTCCGACGTCGGCCGCTCGGAGACGGTCGCCTGCCGGGAGCCGGACGGTGGCTGGCGGCTGTTCGGCCGCAAATGGTTCACCAGCGCCACCACGTCGCAGATGGCCCTGACGCTGGCCCGGCCGGAAGGCAACGGCCCCGGCGGGCGCGGTCTGGCCCTGTTCTATCTGGAACTGCGCGACGAAGCCGGGCGGCTGAACCACATCGCCGTCAACCGGCTTAAGGACAAGCTGGGCACGCGCAAGGTGCCGACGGCTGAATTGATGCTGGAGGGCGCGCCGGCCATACCGGTGCTGGAACTGGCCAACGGCGTGCGCAACATCATCCCCATGCTGCACCTGACGCGGACGTGGAACAGCGTCATGGCCGCGGCTACGATGCGGCGCGGGATGGCCCTGGCCCGCGACTACGCCCGGCGGCGCGAGGCGTTCGGCGCGCCGCTGGCCCGGCAACCGCTCCACGTCGACACATTGGCCGGATTGCAGGCCGAGACCGAGGCCGCCTTCCATCTGAGCTTTTTCGTCGTCGAGCTGCTCGGCCGGGACGAGGCCGGCGACATCGACCCGGCCGGGGCCGACCTGCTGCGCCTGCTGACCTCCATCGCCAAGCTGAGCACCGGACGGCAGGCGGTGGCCGTGGCCTCGGAGGTGCTGGAGGCCCACGGCGGCGCGGGCTACGTGGAAGATACCGGCCTGCCGCTGCTGTTGCGCGATAGCCAGGTGCTGCCCATCTGGGAGGGCACGACCAACGTGCTGGCCCTCGACACGCTGCGGGCCATTGCCCACGATCCGGCCGGGCTGATGGCCTTGAAGGATAAGGTGGCGGCCGTGGCTCAGGCGACGCGCGATCCGGCACTGGCAATAGCGGCGGGGACGGCGGCGCGCGCCATCTATAATGCCATCCACTGGCTACAGGAGCGGGCCGCCGACCGCCCGGCGCTGGAGGCCGGGGCGCGCCGCTTTGGCCTGACGCTGGGCCGGGCGCTGGCCCTGGCGCTGCTGGTGGAGCAGGCGCAATGGTCGCTGGCCCACGAGCGCGACGGCCGGGCGCGAGCGGCGGCGCTACGCTTCGCCCAATCGCCTATCGACCTGGTGGCTGCAATGGACGCTCATGCCGACCGAGCATTGGCCGACGACGCGCCGCTGCCGGTGATGGAAGAATTGGCTACGGATTAG
- a CDS encoding FadR/GntR family transcriptional regulator produces the protein MYSPVKSSQLYKVVATQIKERIISGELETGDRLPPEQGLAEQFEVSRTVIREAIKSLEREGLVEVQQGRGTHVTNGTSSAFKESFSLMMSMSSDRISDDLVEVRALLEPEIAAMAARRATDEDIDVLEKAVATMEAGLADPESFVSADSAFHMALANATKNKLIVRMLEPIVDLLHEMRISISETPSGLQHGQYHHMRILAAIKAHDADAARQEMLLHMEQIQQDIKLRPGP, from the coding sequence ATGTATTCACCAGTCAAATCGTCCCAACTGTATAAAGTGGTCGCCACGCAGATTAAGGAGCGGATCATCAGCGGTGAGCTTGAGACCGGCGACCGCCTGCCCCCTGAACAAGGCCTGGCGGAACAGTTCGAGGTCTCGCGGACTGTTATCCGTGAGGCGATTAAGTCTCTGGAGCGCGAAGGGCTTGTCGAAGTACAACAAGGTCGAGGAACCCACGTAACCAATGGAACCTCGTCGGCTTTTAAGGAGTCCTTTTCACTCATGATGAGCATGAGCAGCGATCGCATCTCCGACGACCTCGTCGAGGTTCGAGCGCTGTTGGAGCCGGAAATCGCCGCCATGGCGGCGAGACGGGCAACCGATGAGGACATCGACGTGCTGGAGAAGGCTGTCGCTACAATGGAAGCCGGTCTCGCTGACCCGGAATCTTTTGTCAGTGCGGATAGCGCTTTTCACATGGCATTGGCGAATGCTACCAAGAACAAGCTAATCGTCAGGATGCTCGAGCCGATTGTCGATCTGCTGCATGAAATGCGCATCAGCATATCCGAGACCCCGTCCGGTCTGCAGCATGGTCAATACCACCACATGCGCATCCTGGCGGCAATCAAGGCGCATGATGCGGACGCCGCCCGTCAGGAAATGCTGCTCCACATGGAGCAAATCCAACAGGATATCAAACTCCGCCCCGGGCCATGA
- a CDS encoding alpha-ketoacid dehydrogenase subunit beta produces the protein MRRDRDVFILGEDVAEAGTPFKVLSGLVEEFGTQRVIDSPISEAGIVGIGVGAAMTGGRPVIDIMFGDFLTLTMDQIVNQAAKIHYMSGGKWQVPMVVRTTMGATRRSAAQHSQSLHAWLSHIPGLKVVVPATPYDAKGLLKSAIRDNNPVIFFEDKMMYQQKGPVPENEYLLPFGVADVKRSGRDITLVATSSMVFVALEAAEQLATIGIEAEVVDPRTTVPLDRRTLIESAIKTSRAIVIDEGYTSYGVTAELAAVIADGAFYYLDAPVKRLGAMDTPIPFSPALEDLTVPTSEDVCAMAKTLCGFV, from the coding sequence ATGCGACGCGACCGTGATGTCTTCATCCTTGGCGAAGACGTCGCTGAGGCCGGTACGCCCTTCAAGGTCTTGTCAGGACTTGTCGAAGAGTTCGGTACGCAACGCGTCATCGATTCGCCCATTTCTGAGGCGGGTATCGTCGGCATCGGCGTCGGTGCGGCCATGACGGGGGGGCGACCGGTGATCGATATCATGTTTGGGGACTTTCTCACCCTGACCATGGACCAGATTGTCAATCAGGCCGCCAAGATCCATTACATGTCCGGCGGCAAGTGGCAAGTACCCATGGTGGTGCGCACGACCATGGGGGCCACGCGCCGTTCGGCCGCCCAGCATAGTCAGAGCTTACATGCCTGGCTAAGCCATATCCCCGGCCTGAAGGTCGTCGTCCCGGCCACCCCGTACGACGCCAAGGGTCTGCTCAAGTCCGCCATTCGCGATAACAACCCGGTCATCTTCTTCGAAGACAAAATGATGTACCAGCAGAAAGGGCCGGTGCCGGAAAATGAGTACCTGTTGCCTTTTGGCGTTGCTGACGTCAAGCGCAGCGGGCGCGACATTACGCTGGTGGCCACCAGCAGCATGGTGTTCGTCGCTCTGGAAGCGGCCGAGCAGCTGGCGACGATTGGCATCGAGGCCGAGGTCGTGGATCCGCGCACCACTGTCCCCTTAGATCGCCGAACGCTCATCGAATCGGCCATCAAGACCAGCCGCGCTATCGTGATTGACGAAGGGTATACCAGCTACGGTGTAACGGCCGAATTGGCGGCCGTCATTGCCGATGGCGCTTTCTACTATCTGGATGCGCCCGTCAAGCGCCTGGGAGCCATGGATACTCCGATTCCATTCTCCCCCGCCCTCGAAGACCTGACGGTTCCCACGAGTGAAGACGTCTGCGCGATGGCCAAAACGCTCTGTGGGTTCGTCTAA
- a CDS encoding thiamine pyrophosphate-dependent dehydrogenase E1 component subunit alpha, translating into MDDKDDRSALPVGRELDVEVLLHLYQQMLTIRHFEEAVNELYRGAKMPGLAHLYIGQEGVAVGLCEVLRRDDYITSTHRGHGHCLAKGAEPDRMFAELLGKESGYCHGKGGSMHIADPESGNLGANAIVGGSMGIATGAALQAKMRGTDQVSVCFFGEGALGQGLLYEVMNMAALWSLPVLFVCENNLYSEYTHFRETLAGDVAARAAAFGIESKTIDGQDVIQVYLTAREIVERMRVSPQPFFLQCNTYRYHGHHVGDIDRKYYRPKDEEVAWQQRDPITKLGEYLLAGGRADQNLLDQIDRGIESDIARAVQSGLAAPFPNQEEVGRFVYA; encoded by the coding sequence ATGGATGACAAAGACGATCGATCTGCCTTGCCTGTTGGCCGAGAGCTGGACGTCGAGGTGCTGCTGCATCTGTATCAGCAGATGCTAACCATCCGGCACTTCGAAGAAGCAGTCAATGAACTTTACCGGGGGGCCAAAATGCCTGGATTGGCCCACCTGTATATTGGCCAGGAAGGCGTGGCGGTCGGGCTTTGCGAAGTGCTGCGTCGTGATGACTACATCACCAGCACGCACCGCGGCCACGGTCATTGTCTGGCGAAAGGGGCCGAACCGGATCGCATGTTTGCCGAACTGCTTGGTAAAGAAAGTGGTTACTGTCACGGCAAGGGTGGCTCCATGCATATCGCCGACCCTGAAAGCGGCAATTTGGGCGCCAACGCTATCGTCGGTGGCAGCATGGGAATTGCCACCGGGGCAGCGCTGCAGGCCAAAATGCGCGGCACGGATCAAGTTTCAGTCTGCTTTTTTGGCGAAGGTGCATTGGGCCAGGGGCTTCTTTATGAAGTCATGAATATGGCCGCTTTGTGGTCGCTGCCTGTCCTCTTTGTCTGCGAAAACAACCTCTACAGCGAATACACCCACTTCCGTGAGACGCTGGCTGGCGATGTGGCCGCGCGCGCCGCGGCGTTTGGCATTGAGAGCAAAACCATTGACGGCCAGGATGTGATCCAGGTCTACCTTACAGCCCGCGAAATAGTCGAAAGGATGCGCGTCTCGCCGCAACCATTCTTCCTGCAATGCAACACCTATCGCTATCACGGTCATCATGTTGGTGACATCGATCGCAAGTATTACCGGCCGAAGGACGAAGAGGTTGCCTGGCAGCAGCGAGATCCCATCACCAAGTTGGGTGAATACTTGCTGGCCGGCGGCCGGGCGGACCAAAACCTACTGGATCAAATTGACCGCGGCATCGAAAGCGACATTGCCCGCGCCGTCCAAAGCGGGTTGGCTGCGCCATTCCCCAATCAGGAGGAGGTAGGACGTTTTGTCTACGCCTAA
- a CDS encoding MBL fold metallo-hydrolase: MEPIRLELPTGWAMGPVNAYLFTQPEIILVDAGLKTADCWAALVDGLAAQGVAVGDIARVVITHPHVDHYGLAGRIVAESDATVWIYEAGAPWLSATGGMWAARHAYYRDTFLPRLGLPPATAEMTLAGLRGLASLADPVPDERVVTFHPGGRLQMGGQAWDIHHAPGHAGTQTIFHQPETRRLLSADMLLAVTPTPVIEHPPPGQSRRSPSLPLFLDSLDRVEALDVAMVYPGHGRPFGDPRRVINRQRERIRSRKAECLALIRAGRTTVPDLLDGMYAHQPPESRLAGLWMLVGYLDLLLAEGAVDEAEVDGVGHYRIKK, from the coding sequence ATGGAGCCAATTCGCCTCGAACTGCCGACCGGCTGGGCCATGGGGCCGGTCAATGCCTATCTCTTCACCCAGCCGGAGATCATCCTGGTCGATGCCGGGCTGAAGACGGCCGATTGCTGGGCGGCGCTCGTTGACGGCCTGGCGGCGCAGGGCGTGGCCGTGGGTGATATTGCCCGCGTGGTCATCACCCATCCCCACGTCGATCATTACGGCCTGGCCGGGCGCATCGTGGCCGAGAGCGACGCTACGGTGTGGATCTACGAGGCCGGCGCGCCGTGGCTCTCGGCCACGGGCGGCATGTGGGCGGCGCGCCACGCCTACTATCGCGACACATTCCTGCCGCGGCTGGGCCTGCCCCCGGCGACGGCCGAGATGACGCTGGCCGGTCTGCGCGGGCTGGCCTCGCTGGCCGACCCCGTGCCCGACGAGCGGGTGGTCACCTTCCATCCCGGCGGCCGGCTGCAAATGGGCGGCCAGGCCTGGGACATCCACCACGCGCCGGGCCACGCCGGAACACAGACCATCTTCCACCAGCCGGAGACGCGGCGGCTGCTGTCGGCCGACATGCTGCTGGCCGTCACGCCCACGCCGGTCATCGAGCACCCGCCGCCGGGCCAAAGCCGCCGGTCGCCGTCGCTGCCCCTCTTCCTCGATTCGCTCGATAGGGTCGAAGCGTTGGACGTGGCGATGGTCTATCCCGGCCACGGCCGGCCGTTTGGCGACCCTCGCCGGGTCATCAACCGGCAGCGCGAGCGCATCCGGAGCCGCAAGGCCGAATGTCTGGCCCTTATCCGCGCCGGCCGCACGACCGTGCCCGACCTGCTGGACGGCATGTACGCCCACCAGCCGCCGGAGAGCCGGCTGGCCGGGTTGTGGATGTTGGTTGGGTATCTCGATCTGTTACTGGCCGAGGGCGCCGTTGACGAGGCAGAAGTCGATGGTGTTGGTCATTACCGCATAAAGAAGTAA
- a CDS encoding amidase translates to MTNTYNLTSLNLPKINGRPLRLFAGALDNGLLRGALLGQLLKQGGITTLREKQFTDAPTFYPLALDEAAELRHSPPADWAAVQEQVAARPAGAPFATIADYARAYRDGRATPEAVAEAVLAAIADSDDDPRPLRAFRATNRDDLMTQARQSAERHRAGRPLSLLDGVPVAVKDEVDQLPYGTTVGTRFMGQTPAAEDATVVARLRAAGALLIGKTNMHEIGINPDGFNEHYGIIRNPYHLDCHAGGSSNGSAAAVAAGICPVAIGADGGGSIRIPAALTGMVGLKSTFGRVSELGAAPLTWSMGHLGPIGATVGDVALVYACIAGPDARDPNSLHQPPVTLDGWNEPDLRGLRLGIYRPWFAHAAPEIVAACEEAVANLQAMGATVHDVAIPELDEIRVAQVVTILAEMVSNMELHAEHWAELSPSTRVNLTLGRAMSAADYLQAQRVRTRALGHFGRAFERVDAILTPATAVTAPTVPDGCEHDGWSDLSSVTELMRFAMPANLTGHPAIAFPVGYDARGLPIGMQAMARPWAEPVLLRLALAAEQTTPRRRPATYYDILGG, encoded by the coding sequence ATGACCAACACCTACAACCTGACATCCCTCAATCTGCCCAAGATCAACGGCCGCCCGCTGCGCCTGTTTGCCGGAGCGCTGGATAACGGCCTGCTGCGCGGGGCGTTGCTCGGCCAACTGCTGAAGCAAGGCGGCATCACGACCCTGCGCGAGAAGCAGTTCACCGACGCGCCGACGTTTTACCCGCTGGCGCTGGACGAGGCCGCCGAATTGCGCCATAGCCCGCCGGCCGACTGGGCCGCCGTGCAGGAGCAGGTCGCCGCGCGGCCGGCGGGCGCGCCGTTCGCCACCATCGCCGATTACGCCCGCGCCTACCGCGACGGCCGGGCCACGCCCGAAGCGGTGGCCGAGGCCGTGCTGGCGGCCATCGCCGACAGCGACGACGACCCGCGGCCGTTGCGCGCCTTCCGGGCCACCAACCGGGATGATTTAATGACCCAGGCCCGCCAATCGGCCGAGCGCCACCGCGCCGGCCGGCCCCTGAGCCTGCTCGACGGCGTCCCCGTGGCCGTCAAGGATGAGGTCGATCAGCTTCCCTACGGCACGACCGTGGGCACGCGCTTCATGGGCCAAACGCCGGCGGCCGAGGACGCCACGGTCGTGGCCCGGTTGCGGGCGGCCGGGGCGCTGCTCATCGGCAAGACCAACATGCACGAGATCGGCATCAACCCCGACGGTTTCAACGAGCATTACGGCATCATCCGCAACCCGTACCACCTCGATTGCCACGCCGGCGGCAGTTCCAATGGCTCGGCGGCGGCCGTGGCCGCGGGGATTTGCCCGGTGGCTATCGGGGCCGACGGCGGCGGCTCCATTCGCATCCCGGCGGCGCTGACGGGCATGGTCGGCCTGAAGAGCACGTTCGGCCGGGTCAGCGAGTTGGGGGCCGCGCCGCTCACCTGGTCGATGGGCCACCTCGGCCCCATCGGGGCGACGGTCGGCGACGTGGCCTTGGTCTACGCCTGCATCGCCGGGCCGGACGCGCGCGATCCCAATTCGCTCCATCAACCGCCGGTCACGCTGGACGGCTGGAATGAACCCGATCTGCGCGGGCTGCGGCTGGGCATCTACCGGCCGTGGTTCGCCCATGCCGCGCCGGAGATCGTGGCTGCCTGCGAGGAGGCCGTCGCCAATTTACAGGCAATGGGCGCGACGGTGCATGATGTGGCAATACCGGAGTTGGACGAGATACGCGTCGCCCAGGTGGTGACGATTCTGGCCGAGATGGTCAGCAATATGGAATTGCACGCCGAGCATTGGGCGGAACTCAGCCCGTCGACTCGGGTGAACCTGACCCTGGGCCGGGCCATGAGCGCCGCCGATTATCTCCAGGCGCAACGGGTGCGCACGCGGGCGCTGGGTCATTTCGGCCGGGCCTTCGAGCGGGTCGATGCCATCCTGACCCCGGCCACGGCCGTCACCGCGCCAACCGTGCCCGACGGCTGCGAGCATGACGGCTGGTCGGACCTGAGCAGCGTGACCGAACTGATGCGCTTTGCCATGCCGGCCAATCTGACCGGCCACCCGGCCATCGCCTTCCCGGTCGGCTACGACGCGCGCGGGCTGCCCATTGGGATGCAAGCGATGGCGCGGCCGTGGGCGGAGCCGGTGCTCCTGCGCCTGGCCCTGGCCGCCGAACAAACCACCCCCCGCCGCCGTCCAGCGACGTATTACGATATACTCGGTGGATAA
- a CDS encoding CaiB/BaiF CoA transferase family protein — MGTGSSQPLTSLKILDFTALLPGPFATMLLADLGADVVRVESPTRPDMVRLLPPYDGDTSAWHGVLNRNKRSLALDLKRPAAVAAVARLVAEGGYDIVIEQFRPGVMDRLGLGYEALRAANPALIYVALTGYGQTGPLRDRAGHDNNYLALSGALSYSGRRDAGPPPLGIQVADVGGGAMGTLVGLLAAVVQRAATGRGQYVDVSMFDLMVAWQAHLAAHFLVGGETPEAEGMALNGGRAYDYYQTADGRWLSVGSIEPKFWQGFCAALGRADLFAPGLSLDAAQQAWVKAETRAAIAARPLAEWTAVFAALDVCVEPVLTVPEMLDHPQTVARGLVVDVPRPGGGSQRQIANPWRFSGGAAEYRTIGAALGAHTEEVLREAGFAPDEIAALM; from the coding sequence ATGGGAACGGGATCCAGCCAACCACTCACTTCGCTCAAAATACTCGACTTCACCGCCCTCTTGCCCGGCCCTTTCGCCACGATGCTGCTGGCCGACCTGGGCGCGGACGTGGTGCGCGTCGAGTCGCCCACCCGGCCGGACATGGTGCGCCTGCTGCCGCCCTATGACGGCGACACGTCGGCCTGGCATGGCGTGCTCAACCGCAACAAGCGCTCGCTGGCCCTCGATCTGAAGCGGCCGGCGGCCGTGGCCGCCGTCGCGCGACTAGTGGCCGAGGGCGGCTACGACATCGTCATCGAGCAGTTCCGGCCGGGGGTCATGGATCGGCTGGGGCTTGGCTACGAGGCGCTGCGGGCGGCCAACCCGGCGCTCATCTACGTCGCTCTGACCGGCTACGGCCAGACCGGCCCCTTGCGCGATCGCGCCGGCCACGACAACAACTATTTGGCCCTGTCCGGCGCGCTCAGCTACAGCGGCCGGCGCGACGCCGGCCCGCCGCCGTTGGGCATCCAGGTGGCCGACGTGGGCGGCGGGGCGATGGGGACGCTGGTCGGGCTGCTGGCAGCCGTCGTCCAACGCGCCGCCACCGGCCGCGGCCAATACGTGGACGTCAGCATGTTCGACTTGATGGTCGCCTGGCAGGCCCATCTGGCGGCCCATTTCCTCGTCGGCGGCGAGACGCCGGAGGCGGAGGGCATGGCCCTCAATGGCGGCCGGGCCTATGACTATTACCAGACGGCCGACGGCCGCTGGCTATCGGTCGGCAGCATCGAACCGAAATTTTGGCAGGGCTTCTGCGCCGCCCTCGGCCGGGCCGATCTGTTTGCGCCGGGGCTGAGCCTGGACGCGGCGCAACAGGCATGGGTTAAGGCCGAGACGCGGGCCGCCATCGCCGCCCGGCCGCTGGCCGAGTGGACGGCCGTCTTCGCCGCGCTGGACGTATGCGTCGAGCCGGTGCTGACCGTGCCCGAAATGCTCGATCACCCGCAGACGGTGGCCCGCGGCCTGGTCGTCGATGTGCCCCGGCCCGGTGGCGGGTCGCAGCGGCAGATCGCCAACCCCTGGCGCTTCTCCGGCGGCGCGGCCGAATATCGCACCATCGGCGCAGCGCTGGGGGCACACACCGAGGAAGTGTTGCGCGAGGCGGGCTTTGCGCCGGATGAGATCGCTGCACTAATGTAG
- a CDS encoding ATP-dependent 6-phosphofructokinase: MEQNEFDHDLNIDRLGPATVPSPKRVMRYTADDERVIAATDPVAIARQLAAGQAPASFEAAGPREFLFFNPDGLRAGIVTCGGLCPGLNDVIRAIVLSLYHHYGVREIDGFRFGYEGLNPDLGHEPLQLTPDGVEMIGELGGTILGTSRGDQDVTLMVDTLVARNVRILFTIGGDGTLRGAAAIAAEIARRNLPIAVVGVPKTIDNDISLIERSFGFVTATAEARRAVQAAHNEAEAARNGIGLVKLMGRESGFIAAYSALADSQVNFCLIPECPFTLEALLPALAERLRQRGHAVIAVAEGAGQQLVGRDGARDASGNVKMGDIGLFLKEAIKDYFAARNVSISLKYIDPSYTIRSLPANAYDSAYCLLLGFNAVHAAMSGRTNLVVGYWNNHYTHVPIPAAVSRRKQIDPEDWLWTSVLLATGQPRELV, translated from the coding sequence ATGGAACAAAACGAATTCGACCATGATTTGAATATCGACCGTCTCGGCCCGGCGACGGTGCCGTCGCCCAAGCGGGTCATGCGCTATACGGCCGACGATGAGCGCGTGATCGCCGCCACCGACCCGGTCGCCATCGCCCGCCAACTGGCCGCGGGGCAAGCGCCGGCGTCGTTCGAGGCTGCCGGGCCGCGCGAGTTCCTTTTCTTCAACCCCGACGGGCTGCGGGCGGGCATCGTCACCTGCGGCGGCCTGTGTCCCGGCCTCAACGACGTCATCCGGGCCATTGTGCTCAGCCTCTATCACCATTATGGGGTGCGCGAGATCGACGGCTTTCGCTTCGGCTACGAGGGCCTTAACCCCGATTTGGGGCACGAACCCCTACAGTTGACGCCGGACGGGGTGGAGATGATCGGCGAACTGGGCGGCACGATCCTGGGTACGTCGCGCGGCGATCAGGACGTCACTCTTATGGTCGATACGCTCGTTGCGCGCAACGTTAGAATCCTGTTCACCATCGGCGGCGACGGCACGTTGCGCGGCGCGGCGGCCATCGCCGCCGAGATCGCCCGCCGCAATCTGCCCATCGCCGTGGTCGGCGTACCCAAGACCATCGACAACGACATCTCGCTCATCGAGCGTTCGTTCGGCTTCGTGACGGCCACGGCTGAGGCCCGCCGCGCCGTGCAGGCCGCCCACAACGAGGCCGAAGCCGCGCGCAACGGCATCGGCCTGGTCAAGCTGATGGGGCGCGAATCGGGCTTCATCGCCGCCTACTCGGCATTGGCCGACAGTCAGGTCAACTTCTGCCTCATCCCGGAATGTCCGTTCACGCTAGAGGCGCTGCTGCCGGCGCTGGCCGAACGGCTGCGGCAGCGCGGCCATGCTGTCATCGCCGTGGCCGAGGGCGCGGGCCAGCAGTTGGTCGGCCGCGACGGCGCGCGCGACGCCTCGGGCAACGTCAAGATGGGCGACATCGGCCTGTTCCTGAAAGAGGCCATCAAGGATTACTTTGCCGCGCGGAACGTGTCCATCTCATTGAAGTACATCGACCCCAGCTACACCATTCGCAGCCTGCCGGCCAACGCCTACGACTCGGCCTACTGCCTGCTGCTGGGCTTCAACGCCGTCCACGCCGCCATGAGCGGCCGCACCAATCTGGTCGTCGGCTATTGGAACAACCATTACACCCACGTGCCCATCCCCGCCGCCGTCAGCCGCCGCAAGCAGATCGACCCGGAGGATTGGCTATGGACGAGCGTGCTGTTGGCGACCGGCCAACCGCGTGAGTTAGTGTAG